One Leptolyngbya sp. FACHB-261 DNA window includes the following coding sequences:
- a CDS encoding nuclear transport factor 2 family protein → MLEEWFPKVVAQFNDWKGVPDQLLDASDAIIGLGHYQGRSKVTGKTFKVPFAHVWFMKDGRTIKLNHNVNTLMLHCAMTVD, encoded by the coding sequence GTGCTCGAAGAATGGTTTCCTAAGGTAGTCGCGCAATTTAATGATTGGAAGGGCGTGCCCGATCAACTCCTGGATGCAAGTGATGCAATTATTGGTCTCGGTCATTATCAGGGTCGCTCAAAAGTGACAGGCAAAACCTTTAAAGTGCCATTTGCTCATGTCTGGTTTATGAAAGACGGACGCACCATTAAGCTGAATCACAACGTTAATACCTTAATGCTTCATTGTGCAATGACTGTAGATTGA